The genomic DNA CGAAAAGCAGATCAATCCGCGCGCGTCGTTCGGGCCGCGATCAGTGCCGGAAAGAACCGCGGCGAAGACTCGGAAATGTTCGCGTCCAAGATCGAATACGGTGATGAAAAACGGGCGGCGATGGCGAAGGTCTTTAAGATGTACGATCAGCGGCTGAATACCGCTAACGCACTTGATTTTGATGATCTCCTGATCAAAACCGTGAAATTGCTGCGGATATCACCCGAAACACGCCAGAAATATAACGAGCGGTACAAGTACATTCTGGTCGATGAATATCAGGACACAAACGCACTGCAATTTGCGTTGATCAGCTTTTTGACCGAAAAGCAACAGAATATCTGTGTGGTCGGAGACGATGCTCAGAGTATTTACGGTTTTAGGCAGGCTGATATTCGTAATATTCTCGGGTTCGAAGAGCATTTTCCGGACGCAAAGGTCATCTTGCTCGAGCAGAATTATAGATCGACGCAGACGATCCTCGACGTCGCCCACGCGATCATCGACAAGAACATCAATCAAAAAAAGAAAAAGCTATGGACCGCAAATCCCGGCGGCGAACGCATCTTTTACTATCAGGCATTCGACGGCGACAGCGAGGCAAGGTTTGTCGCGTCAAAGATCGAAGAGCATCAACGCCGGCGGGGCGATTCGCGGATCGCAGTCCTGTATCGCACTAATGCGCAATCACGTCTGTTCGAAGAATCGCTTCGTCGGATGCGGATCGAATACAACATCGTCGGTGGATTTTCGTTCTACGAGCGTGCCGAGGTCAAGGATGTGATCGCATATGTCACGCCCGCGATGAATCCATTCGATGATATAGCCTTGCTCCGCGTCATAAATACGCCGACTCGAGGGCTCGGCAAGACCAGTCTTGATGAACTGCAGCGGCAGGCAAAGGCCGCCGGGTCGTCGCTTTGGATGACCATCGCCTCGATAACCGATCCTGATCTACCTTTGCAGGTGAACCTGACGCCGAGGGCCAAAGAGGCGATGCGTTCGTTTCGCAAGGTGATCGAAAACCTGATCAAAAAGGTTGCGGAATCGAACGGTGCGGACAAGCCGGTATCGGACATCGTGGTTGCCGCGATCGAGGATACAGGTTATGCAAGTTCGCTGCGGATCGAGAATTCGGACGAGGCCGAAGCAAGGCTCGAGAATCTCGAAGAACTCGTCAACGCTGCGGTCGATTACGACAAGCAGGAGATCGACGGGTTGCGTGATTTTATCGACCACGCGGCGCTGACATCGGACACCGATAAATTCGACGGAAATGCTCCGGTGACGCTGATGACGGTT from Acidobacteriota bacterium includes the following:
- a CDS encoding UvrD-helicase domain-containing protein is translated as MFASKIEYGDEKRAAMAKVFKMYDQRLNTANALDFDDLLIKTVKLLRISPETRQKYNERYKYILVDEYQDTNALQFALISFLTEKQQNICVVGDDAQSIYGFRQADIRNILGFEEHFPDAKVILLEQNYRSTQTILDVAHAIIDKNINQKKKKLWTANPGGERIFYYQAFDGDSEARFVASKIEEHQRRRGDSRIAVLYRTNAQSRLFEESLRRMRIEYNIVGGFSFYERAEVKDVIAYVTPAMNPFDDIALLRVINTPTRGLGKTSLDELQRQAKAAGSSLWMTIASITDPDLPLQVNLTPRAKEAMRSFRKVIENLIKKVAESNGADKPVSDIVVAAIEDTGYASSLRIENSDEAEARLENLEELVNAAVDYDKQEIDGLRDFIDHAALTSDTDKFDGNAPVTLMTVHSSKGPGVSGRISRWFGGRNISAFAFDQRSEGTGRGASAGICGDHAGGEYLVRDPFDAAARLRRGDRG